The nucleotide sequence ACATAAAGGGAAAATGGGTTTTGAATTTCAAAGAAGTTCAGGCAATTCTGCTACGATCCCATTTTCTAACAATTACTATAAGATTCAACATTTAGCACTGTTTTCACACACAATAGTAGTCTAGACTCGAGGAGGAGGGAAGTTCCTTCTCACACCAGGTACCTGATATGTTAAAGTGGAAATCAGCATGTGCATTGTTGTGGTAAGTGAAAACCTGCATATGACACAGAGGGAATATGAGAAACTAAAACCCTGGAGTAATGAAAGCTGAAGATAAATATAACGTCAGAATATGGGCCTTTTCTTATTACTGATATAAATGGaataaatcttttaaaatgagggtgtaacatttacatttcacaaCTTGTGTCTTACACTTTGGAGCTCTGGCAGTGGTGAGGCGATCTCCACAGGTGACAGTTCCCTCTGCTGGTCTGCACTCCTCTGACAAATGCAGCACAGGATCCACTTGAACGTCCTCCGCATCTCTTTGTCTCGCAGGGAATAGATGATGGGATTGACCAGAGAGTTGCACTCTGCCATCACCAAACAGAACTTCTCATAGTTGTTGGCGTGGCTGTCTTTGCCCAACAGCCCGTCCAGTAAGAGAGTGATGAGGCCAGGCGTCCAGCAGATTACAAATGCGCCTACGGAGTTGTGGGCGGTCAATCAGGACAGAAAGGAGAACAATAAACCAAAGTCTTCCATAAAAGCAGCAGTGTTAAATGACACCTGTTGTCTCAGCATGCAGCTATGTCACGTAATACTGTACTTTGATTGCTTAACATCAGGGCTGACTGCCAGTACAGATTTACCTCCCAAGAAATGAGTCACCTGAGCAATGGTGGATTATGACGAGAAATGCAGTTTCAATGTTACTGCGACATACAGGAAATGCCCAAGAACCTTTTAAACTGAAAGTGTCCACGATAAACCAGACATGGTAGGAAAAACAAGCCTGTGGCTGCAAAACTGGTTTGTGGGGGAAGATGTCTGAAGATTATCGCCATATTTATCCAAGGGGAGTTAAAATCGAAACTTTGTTGAACATACTTGAAGCCGTTTGGCCTCTCATCCAAGGGGCTTCTTCATTTCTAACTGAATACTGCTTGTACACAGTCGTTACAGTTGCCTGAGGTCTGAACGACATTGTCGCTTAAGGCtaaatgtgagcatttgttCAATCTCATGCGAAGGGATGAGAGCACAGCATTGTAGGTGGGGGATAAGGACATCCTCCCCTGTAGAGAGAGACAACAATatacaggaaacccacacacaaacagaacaatacTTACTCTTTGATTCTTACCACCCATGTTGAGCATAAGCTGAGAGTTATCAGAACAGTGCACCGCTGAGCTGataacataccaacaagtgcccAAGATGTCTTTTCAGAGAGAGACTGTGCTAGACTCTTTTTACTCTAATTTTGTggataattaaaaacaaaatgtacaaactTGACCTTTGACTCAcaactaacacaaacacacaaacaactcaCCGAGAACCATGGAGATAGTTTTCATGAGGTTGACAACAGTCTGGTTGTGGCGCATCTCTGAGGTGTGCTGAGACGCGTACTGGCTCTTGTATCTCACATATATGAAGATACGGGTGTACATGGCCACCATGATACAGAAAGTGAGTAGGTTGAGAACCGCCCAGAAGATGAGGAAGCGGCGGCTGTACAGGGGAGCGACAGTGGAGCAGTCATCCAGATCACACTCACAGTTCCAGATCGTCGAGGGAACTGTACCCATGATGATGCCCACGACCCAGATACAGACGATCAGCAGCACCACACGCCGCTTGGTCATCTTGCTGTGCAGCTGCATGGTGATGATGGTCTGGTGGCGCTCCACGGCGACAGCCAGCAGGTTGGCCACAGAGGCCGTCAGGCTGATGTCAATTAAAGCCCCGCGGATGTACCACTGCTCCTTTGTGAGCATCCTGGTCCAGGGGCCCGTGTTCAACATCAGGTTGGTGTAGGCGATACCTGCAAACAGGTCTGCTGCAGCCATGTTGCCCAGGAGATAGTAGATGGGGAAGTGGAAGCGGTGGTTCATGAAGATGGCCACCATCACCATCAGATTGGCCAGGACCACGATGAGACATACGGTCAAGCCAAGTCCGATCACCACAAAGTCCCGCGGTGTCCACCCTACACTGACCTTCTTGCCCACCCAGTTGTAGAAGAAAGTGACATTGTGGCTGTAGTCGCAGGTATTCCAGCCACTGGCCATAActgcagacacaaaacaaacatttcaggATATGCACCTGTAGTCTTAAGAAGTGCAACAACAGGTATTGTACAATACTTTAAAATCAATATTCACCATGTGTGT is from Micropterus dolomieu isolate WLL.071019.BEF.003 ecotype Adirondacks linkage group LG02, ASM2129224v1, whole genome shotgun sequence and encodes:
- the lpar2a gene encoding lysophosphatidic acid receptor 2a isoform X6, producing the protein MASGWNTCDYSHNVTFFYNWVGKKVSVGWTPRDFVVIGLGLTVCLIVVLANLMVMVAIFMNHRFHFPIYYLLGNMAAADLFAGIAYTNLMLNTGPWTRMLTKEQWYIRGALIDISLTASVANLLAVAVERHQTIITMQLHSKMTKRRVVLLIVCIWVVGIIMGTVPSTIWNCECDLDDCSTVAPLYSRRFLIFWAVLNLLTFCIMVAMYTRIFIYVRYKSQYASQHTSEMRHNQTVVNLMKTISMVLGAFVICWTPGLITLLLDGLLGKDSHANNYEKFCLVMAECNSLVNPIIYSLRDKEMRRTFKWILCCICQRSADQQRELSPVEIASPLPELQSVRHKL
- the lpar2a gene encoding lysophosphatidic acid receptor 2a isoform X5 — protein: MASGWNTCDYSHNVTFFYNWVGKKVSVGWTPRDFVVIGLGLTVCLIVVLANLMVMVAIFMNHRFHFPIYYLLGNMAAADLFAGIAYTNLMLNTGPWTRMLTKEQWYIRGALIDISLTASVANLLAVAVERHQTIITMQLHSKMTKRRVVLLIVCIWVVGIIMGTVPSTIWNCECDLDDCSTVAPLYSRRFLIFWAVLNLLTFCIMVAMYTRIFIYVRYKSQYASQHTSEMRHNQTVVNLMKTISMVLGAFVICWTPGLITLLLDGLLGKDSHANNYEKFCLVMAECNSLVNPIIYSLRDKEMRRTFKWILCCICQRSADQQRELSPVEIASPLPELQSEILGCVQKSEDQAMCLETKTVGQCEGER
- the lpar2a gene encoding lysophosphatidic acid receptor 2a isoform X4 is translated as MASGWNTCDYSHNVTFFYNWVGKKVSVGWTPRDFVVIGLGLTVCLIVVLANLMVMVAIFMNHRFHFPIYYLLGNMAAADLFAGIAYTNLMLNTGPWTRMLTKEQWYIRGALIDISLTASVANLLAVAVERHQTIITMQLHSKMTKRRVVLLIVCIWVVGIIMGTVPSTIWNCECDLDDCSTVAPLYSRRFLIFWAVLNLLTFCIMVAMYTRIFIYVRYKSQYASQHTSEMRHNQTVVNLMKTISMVLGAFVICWTPGLITLLLDGLLGKDSHANNYEKFCLVMAECNSLVNPIIYSLRDKEMRRTFKWILCCICQRSADQQRELSPVEIASPLPELQSEILGCVQKSEDQAMCLETKTVGQCEGETGKAGKKRER
- the lpar2a gene encoding lysophosphatidic acid receptor 2a isoform X3, whose amino-acid sequence is MASGWNTCDYSHNVTFFYNWVGKKVSVGWTPRDFVVIGLGLTVCLIVVLANLMVMVAIFMNHRFHFPIYYLLGNMAAADLFAGIAYTNLMLNTGPWTRMLTKEQWYIRGALIDISLTASVANLLAVAVERHQTIITMQLHSKMTKRRVVLLIVCIWVVGIIMGTVPSTIWNCECDLDDCSTVAPLYSRRFLIFWAVLNLLTFCIMVAMYTRIFIYVRYKSQYASQHTSEMRHNQTVVNLMKTISMVLGAFVICWTPGLITLLLDGLLGKDSHANNYEKFCLVMAECNSLVNPIIYSLRDKEMRRTFKWILCCICQRSADQQRELSPVEIASPLPELQSEILGCVQKSEDQAMCLETKTVGQCEGETGKAGKKRSFQLE
- the lpar2a gene encoding lysophosphatidic acid receptor 2a isoform X1, whose translation is MASGWNTCDYSHNVTFFYNWVGKKVSVGWTPRDFVVIGLGLTVCLIVVLANLMVMVAIFMNHRFHFPIYYLLGNMAAADLFAGIAYTNLMLNTGPWTRMLTKEQWYIRGALIDISLTASVANLLAVAVERHQTIITMQLHSKMTKRRVVLLIVCIWVVGIIMGTVPSTIWNCECDLDDCSTVAPLYSRRFLIFWAVLNLLTFCIMVAMYTRIFIYVRYKSQYASQHTSEMRHNQTVVNLMKTISMVLGAFVICWTPGLITLLLDGLLGKDSHANNYEKFCLVMAECNSLVNPIIYSLRDKEMRRTFKWILCCICQRSADQQRELSPVEIASPLPELQSEILGCVQKSEDQAMCLETKTVGQCEGETGKAGKKRMKQQAIRTGRYNSVLC
- the lpar2a gene encoding lysophosphatidic acid receptor 2a isoform X2, translating into MASGWNTCDYSHNVTFFYNWVGKKVSVGWTPRDFVVIGLGLTVCLIVVLANLMVMVAIFMNHRFHFPIYYLLGNMAAADLFAGIAYTNLMLNTGPWTRMLTKEQWYIRGALIDISLTASVANLLAVAVERHQTIITMQLHSKMTKRRVVLLIVCIWVVGIIMGTVPSTIWNCECDLDDCSTVAPLYSRRFLIFWAVLNLLTFCIMVAMYTRIFIYVRYKSQYASQHTSEMRHNQTVVNLMKTISMVLGAFVICWTPGLITLLLDGLLGKDSHANNYEKFCLVMAECNSLVNPIIYSLRDKEMRRTFKWILCCICQRSADQQRELSPVEIASPLPELQSEILGCVQKSEDQAMCLETKTVGQCEGMKQQAIRTGRYNSVLC